AGGGCGTTTCTTTGAGCCTTAAAAGTTTAAAATCCACTTAAACCACTGGTGTATGTGGTTCTGACATCTTTGGCCAGTTCATGTTGTAAACCATGCCATGACAAAAACATCTGCTCTGTCTGTACACACATTAAGCTTTAGACTGTCTCCAGGCATATTTTACTTAAAATACATCTCAAGTTCCAACTTGTGATTGTGTTTCACAACCTTGATGAACTTGATTCACTGTTTGGTACTTTTGGGGCAATTTCCTGTGTTTCATACATATCATATGTTGATTAACAATAGTGATCATTTGGTAGACTTACAAATACTGAAGGGGCCTGATATGGGAAATTGCACAACTGCAAATAAAGGGGAAGGATGCTGGCTTTATGGCTACAGCTTGATGTCACTTTACATGTGTTTGTCCTATGTGTAGAGCATGTAAAGTTTATCACTGCTTTGATTGTCCCAATAAACAAAGCTGGCAAGTTTCCCCACACAATAATATAAGTGTTGCCACTGACCCAGCAAGCTTGTTGGCTGAACTGCTGTTCTAAAAGTGTTAATGTGATACCCCTGTGAATGCTTCTTTTCAGTGCCAGCAGAGTAGCAGAGGTTAATCAAGGTTGCTGATATGTTGCCTTCAGGGACTTTGAGTTGAGTCCCATTTAGTTGTGTACCGTCTCAGAGAATAACATTCTTGTTCTGAAGATAAACACTGATCATCTGCCGCATTTTATTCTGTCTTTGATAAAAAACAAATGGAATCTGCATTGTTGTCTCAGCACTTAGTGAgaataaatgttacatttacaaCCAGACTAAACTGAACACAAAGGCGCCGTGCAGCTGATTTGGCAGACATGGTGGATTTCTGCATAGTTTCAACCCCAGACAAGAATGTCGGTGACCTTCTATGTCGGATAACGtgacataaaaatgtttactttttattGGATGATGAGATACGTTACAGGCTTAATTATAGATTAATTGTTTGACTTATTGGTGAAATTATTAAAAGAGTGATTTGCCTGCCTGCTCAGATTTCAGGCATATTTTTAGTGTATACAATGTCATTGCAGTTCAGTTGCCTTTATAGTGACTCTTTAGGAATCTAAATGTCTGTTCTTCATTTAGATGCAGgttctttgtttgtgtctgatggaaagttttttttccagcagacACAGCCTCCAGTTTACACCAGAAGGGACAGGCGGGTTTTTTTAGATTGATtccacatttgtttgtttgaaaagGGGGAACTAGCTGAGACGTTTTTTGGCTTCTGTCCACATGGCTGCATCCTTAATGTAACATCTATTATAGATTTTAAGGAGCCAGTGGGACCTTCGTAATAATTTGTCTTTCCTTGATTTTTGCCTGTGAAGCCGTCATAGCTGAGAATTCCCCGGTTTACGGTAATTTCCTGCCCTGAATGGTATCAACAGACACTCCCATCTAGGCTTccttcagaaacaacaggtcACATCTTGTCCTGCTGTATCATTGACGGGCTCTTCTAACGGGATGGTTTCTGCTCCACATGCCCTCTTACAAGCACGCAGCCAGATGTGAAAAGGAGGTCCAATTAGACTGTTCACCTCTGCACATACACGGGATTGGTCAATACTACTCTGTATGGAGTCTGACTTAATCTCTTTAGTTGCAGGAATCTGACGTCACCCATGTGTTGATAAGATGGCCGGCGTGTGTTTTGTTGGTTCAGTCCCTGTCCAATTAGAATGGGGCGAACTTTCCGTCGTTCATCTGACATTTactggtgtttgtttttagagaATCAGACTCTCAATCAGACATTTATTTCCCTCATGTGAAGAGAATGTGTGAGGCTGTTTAACATCTTTACAAGGCTTTTAGCAGCCACCTGTAGCTGTtgggtgtgtgttgttttttgtttgcatgcTGAAATACAACACAGAGATGGTCATACCTCGTGTATGACTCATTTCCACAGCGCTCATAAATGCAGCCTGCTTCACTGTAGCCTCATCACGTGGCTTTTATGAAGCCAGAAGGATGAAAACACCCAGATATTGCTTCATGTGTCTGTAATGCTTCATTTTATGTGTCAGTTTGGGTACAGCAGGCCCATTCTTTGAATTTCTTTCCTTTGTTACTGTCTGCTTTTGCAAaaccacacatatacacatgacTTTTATATGTGCCACTCCAGAACTCTAACCACGGTGCTTTTTTACTCTTCAGGCATGTAGtttgagtgaaaacacaatgtaaacaacagcagtgcacagagaaagaaaattaCAAAGACAAAGCTATGATTAGCTCTGTTTATTTGCCTAGCTCCTCTTTTTTTAGGATTTAGGTGTCTGCTGTCCCACATCTGCTTGTGGTGTCTGTACAGCATCATGAAATGACTGTGTCAGTCAGAAAGAGGGGAAGGAGTAGTCACTAAAaatccatttttaaaaaatgtctctgTTAAAGTGCAGTAAACTGACCATGTGGAAatatgctgtttgttttgtgttataaTTAGAGAAGCAATCTTTCACATATCACTATCATCACCTAAATGTCTATTACTACTTAGTAAGAAAGCCCCCTTTGCTtcatgtgggattttttttattctcttttagTGCTAATCCTACACCAGCCCAGATCCTCCGAATTACTCCTCCGAAGCCACCCGTACTATAAATAATTAGTTTGAAAGAAAGACAACCTCTTGGATGTGTGCTGTCTCTTTTACACTGCTCTTCATTTGTTGTCACTTCATTCTCCTACAATCACTGCAGATATAGTCTATAGCAGGTTTAATAATTCTGGAGATTCAGCTGCATAAACTGATGCAGCGTTTAAACATTTTTTAGGGGATCTAAACTGATTGAGGAACATTATCCCCTCAATGACTGGTATAATAAATAATTGTGATATTTATTGATGGGTCACCTGTCCTGATCCTGGCCTCTTGTGTTTCTGTGACCTTCATGTATTCCCCTCCATTCCACTGAGTGCTCTCCTGGCCCAGGTGTGCTTTGTGTTAATATTGAATGGTGGGAAACGCAGGTACGGTTACATAGACAGATATAGGCTACACATGCTTCATGCATATTGCAAACTCTGAATGACCTCCTAATTTTAGATTCGGATGACATGTCAGGGTGGGGATGTTCTCTATCTCTGGTAACAGCTAGCATTTCTGCCTGCTAGCAGCTCTGTTTATTACCATTaagagaaagtttttttttccttaggtACAGAACTGATTTCATTTGAATTGATTTCATCAAAACGTGTTGATTCAAACTAAGAAATGATCACATATGTTCATAGATCGGTCAAACAGTGATAACAGATCCACCTCTACCAATCACAGGACGTAATGAGCCTCTGAAAAAAGATCGCCCTAAGTGGAAGAGCGACTACCCGATGACGGAGGGCCAGCTAAGGAGCAAGCGGGATGAATTCTGGGACACGGCGCCAGCCTTTGAGGGCCGTAAAGAGATCTGGGATGCcctgaaagcagcagctgtggctCTGGAGTGTAATGACCATGAACTAGCCCAGGCCATAGTGGACGGAGCCAGTATCACACTGCCACATGGTGAGGACAGAGAACACACACGGCATACACAGGCATAAACAGACACGTTTGCACTGACTATAAATCCACGCCACGCTTCTTTGACATCCCTTTCGCAGGTACTCTGACAGAGTGTTATGATGAACTTGGGAACCGCTACCAGCTGCCCGTCTACTGCCTGGCACCACCTGTCAACCTCATCTCAGAGCGTAGCGACGAAGACACCAGTGACAGCCCTGAACCTCCAGTAGCACCCAAGAAAGAATTCCAGCTTAAGgtacaacaataataacaaatcCTAATAGATGTAGGTGTCTCATTTGTGTGTTAAATGACCACTGTAGCTAAACTCTGACCGTGGCAATACACATATGAGGATAACATGTGCTGAGTAGGAACAATTTATGTAATTACAAGTTTGAGATGGTGTGTAAGTAGTAACCAAGCTACAACAATACCTTGTgtatcacttcctgtcacatccTCCGAGTTGTTGCCATAGAACGCTCTATCAGTACCACATAGCTACCAACTGCTATGCAACCTTTGTTGATTGTTGCAATCTGTAGGTACGCCTGTCCACAGGAAAGGACCTGCGTCTCAGTGCCAGCATGGCTGACACCATAGGTCAGCTGAAGAAGCAGCTGCAGGCCCAGGAGGACATCGATGCCATCCACCAGCGCTGGTTCTTCTCCGGAAAGCTGCTCACAGACAAGACGCGGCTGCAAGACACTAAGATCCAGAAGGACTTTGTGATCCAGGTTATCGTCAACCCGCAGGCCCTCCGAACCCCAAAGCTGTCACCAACCACCGCTGCCTCCTCGCCAACATCTGAATAACTGATGGCGGGGTGATGCAGTGGGTGGCAGACCCTGAAGGACCAGATGTGCCTCCCAATGCTGGAGTCTTTTTTTGACAACAACTGCTGttactgaataaataaaaaatctgtggtaaaaaaaaagtttggagcCGGAAAACATGAGGGAGAAACTCAAAAGTGCTGCTTTCTTTGATGAACAATTTTAGATTATTGTGGTCTGCCAA
This window of the Parambassis ranga chromosome 6, fParRan2.1, whole genome shotgun sequence genome carries:
- the ubtd1b gene encoding ubiquitin domain-containing protein 1 → MGGCVGRYWDGWDDTQSRGSSRNGGRGGRNEPLKKDRPKWKSDYPMTEGQLRSKRDEFWDTAPAFEGRKEIWDALKAAAVALECNDHELAQAIVDGASITLPHGTLTECYDELGNRYQLPVYCLAPPVNLISERSDEDTSDSPEPPVAPKKEFQLKVRLSTGKDLRLSASMADTIGQLKKQLQAQEDIDAIHQRWFFSGKLLTDKTRLQDTKIQKDFVIQVIVNPQALRTPKLSPTTAASSPTSE